The genomic region CGGCCACGTCTTCCTCGCCCTCGATGACCCAGGCCCCCCGCCCCCCGGCCCGGAACACGTTCCAGTTCGCCAGGGCGTCGCCGGTGAGCTCCCCGGGGTCGCCCACGGAAAAAACCAGCGGCTCGACGCCGGCCCCGGCCAGGTGGCGGGCGATCACCAGCCCGTCGCCGCCGTTGTTCCCCTTCCCCACGACCACCACCACGTCGCCGGGTCCGAGGTCGGGGAAGCGGGATAGTATCTCCCGGACGACGCCGCGCCCGGCGTTCTCCATCAGGGCCGTCCCGGGCAGGCCGTCACCCTCGATGGTCACCCGGTCTATAAGTTTCATCTCTTCGGTGGTGGCCACCGGTCGCATGGTCGTCTCCTCGGACGGGGGTGGATGGGGGAAAATCTCCCCTAGTTTACCAGATTCGTGACCTCGGC from bacterium harbors:
- a CDS encoding NAD(P)H-hydrate epimerase; amino-acid sequence: MRPVATTEEMKLIDRVTIEGDGLPGTALMENAGRGVVREILSRFPDLGPGDVVVVVGKGNNGGDGLVIARHLAGAGVEPLVFSVGDPGELTGDALANWNVFRAGGRGAWVIEGEEDVAELARALERAAVAVDALLGTGVSGEPRGLFAPVIRALNDGPAFVVAVDVPSGLDSTTGAAGLAVSADLTVTLACPKTGLFLPPGYLLVGEVVTAPIGINPERFA